The region TAACGCCGGTAAAAGTATCCACCCTTAGCCTCCTTTTACACCAATATGACCCTCGTCTTACGCAATTTTTGATTGATGGTTTTTCGTTTGCATTTCGCGTTGGGTTTGTCGGTAATAGCCGATTACGTCTTGCTTCAAATTTGCGCAGTGCGACATCCTAACATTTTAGCTGCTAAACTTGAGAAGGAATTGTGCGCTGGGAGAATTGTAGGTCCATTTTCTCGTCCACCTTTTGATAATTTTATCTCTTCACCTTTGGGCGTAGTTCCAAAGAAAACCCCAGGAGAATTTCGTCTTATACACCATTTGTCATACCCCGATGGGTCGTCGGTGAATGATTTTATTCCAGACCACTTTTCCTCGGTTCAATACGCTTCAATAGGTGATGCTATCGCACTCATTAAGTCGTTAGGTCGGGCTTGCTACATGGCCAAGACCGATATCAAATCAGCTTTCCGCATCATTCCGATTCACCCTGACGATTACCATTTGCTGGGTATGACATGGAATAATTCGTACTTTTTTGACCGGTGTCTGCCCATGGGCTGTTCTTCGTCTTGCGCTACATTTGAAGCTTTTAGCACCGCGCTCGAGTGGCTTGCTAATCATTATCTTTGTGCTTCCGgtgttttgcatattttggatgatttcttgtttattgCTACCTCTAAAGGGAAATGTGACTCCGATTTAAACAACTTTTTGAGCCTATGTGATCGTTTAGGGGTACCGATAGCCCATGAAAAGACGGAAGGTCCCTCCACCACTTTACAGTTTGCTGGCATAACACTCGACACGATTAATATGGAAGCGCGTCTCCCGGACGAGAAGCTTCAGAAATGCAATGCTCAGTTATTGGACATGCACAAACGCCGTAAAACTACCCTGAAAGAACTTCAATCTTTGATCGGATTATTGAATTTCACTTGTTCAGTTGTTCTCCCTGGTCGGGCCTTTCTTCGGAGGCTTATAGATCTCACAAAGGGTGTTAGTCTCCCTCACCATCGTATACGGATTACAGAAGCCTGTCGTCGTGATTTACAAGTATGGCTTCACTTTTTGAGAGATTTTAACGGCCGTACATTTTTTCTGGACGAGCCGTGACAGGTTTCCCCGCCTCTCAAACTTTACACCGACGCTGCGGGCTCAAAGGGCTATGGTGCACTTTTTGGGAGGCGTTGGTTTTACGGAGAATGGCCTGCCAATTGGAAATCATTGAACATTGCATTTTTGGAGCTCTTTCCGATTACTATCTCGCTCCGCGTGTGGGGATGTCAAATGAGCAACCAATGTGTCTCTCTGTTTACGGATAATGCGGCTTTGGTTGACATTATCAATAGGCAGACTTCAAAACACCCCATGATCATGATCTTAGTACGTGACCTTGTCCTAACCTCACTACGtcataatattttgtttcgGGCTTATCATGTACCCGGTGTTGACAATACCCGGGCGGACTTAATTTCTCGTTTACAGATTGTAGAGTTCAGGAAAGCCTTCCCAGACGCCGACCCAGAGCCAACCCATGTTCCCGAGACCCTTCTCCCGCAGAAGTGGTCGATACGTTAAAAGAATTACTCCATTCCTCATTGTCGGAGCGGTCTCGCAAACAATACTCACGTGCCTGGGTTGTCTTTTCTGAATTCTATACCCGCTATCAGAGTGCCGCTTTACATTTCCCTGTTTCGACCGCGTGTATCGCAttattcatttcctttttatgTGCCAAGGGCCTCGCTCCTGCTACCATCACCTCGTACCTATCAGCCATAGCATATGTCCATAAGATTAAAGGCTACTTGGACCCGACCAAATCATTCTTAATTGAAAAGCTTCTTGTGGCCTTAGGCCGCCGCGGTCAAGCCGATGTTCGTATGCCCATTTCACGTCCCCTATTGTACGAATTAGTTAGCGCTTTGCAGCATACTAGTCCATCTGCCTATCGTAGATCTCTGTTCGGGGCAATGTTCATAACAGCATTCTATGGTTTTTTCAGAGTAGGTGAATTATCTTGCGCAAGTAAAAAGCAAGTTGATACCGTTCTGCAATTTGATCACGTCACTTTTTTGAAACAATCTTCCCGAGTGACGGCTGTCAAGATTGTGATTACTAAGTTTAAACACAACACGAATAATCGGCCGTTTGTCATAACCATAGAAAGCGAACCTTCGGAAACATTTTGCCCCGTGCAGACCTTACTCGACTACATTAAACTTCGGGGTCACCAGAAAGGCCCCTTGTTCGCGTGTGCAGATGGCGAGGCAATCTCGacaaatgattttaaccttgAGCTCCGTCGTGCTTTGACCTTTTGTGGCCTTGATTGTTCTCGCTACAAGAGCCATAGCTTTCGCATTGGTGCAGCGTGCCATGCGTCTGAGAAAGGCTTTTCGGATTCGCAAATCCGTGCCCTCGGTAGATGGCGTTCGGACGCTTTTAGAACTTACATTCGTCCGCCTTCGCTCAAAGCTAActaattgtttttcaaagtcGAGCCGTGATTGGATCTCCGCTGTATAGGTCAGTCAGGAGCTGCTATGCAGTGGTGGTTTTCCATCTGGCTATTTAACCATCCGTTATGCGACCAGTGTATTTTGTCTTCATCTCTGTTTAGGATTACAAGGCCACGGTGGGTTCTCTCATGTGTGGGTCAGTCAGGGGCTGCCATACTGACAGAGTTTTCCACTGTGACCTCTTTTCGCTCTCTCTTATTAGGGACATTACCAATATGTTCCCATGCACTACTTTCTCGATATGTTATCTGCCTTCTTTTATCCTCGCTGTTTTAAGTTTAATATTCCTCGGGGTTCTTAGTTACGGATCTTGGTGGGGAGGTCACACGCTGTGTGCCCTGTGGCGCTTATTTCTTCCCCACCTTTTCCAAAGAGACATTTAATTACTTAATTTTTCCATGTCACGTCACGCTCTGATTAGTTTGTTAAGCGTGGCGTGACTTTTTACTGTTATATTAATAAATACGTCACAATAGTGGCCAATTTTATCCACCAATATGAGTACATTGTCTCTTCGTAAAACTAGTGCGACCCAGAGCGAATTACCCTTCGACTACCTAAGTTTGCAAGATTAGTAATCAACAATATATAATATTCGGAAAGGTATCGTGATgtaaaaaagctaatattcgaaaaatgagagcattttgaaaatggccaatttggccaccacgcaaaggttatagcctttgcaaaatactcagtttgggtcaaaaaataaaattgcctaaaatatgcgaaaaatgtttctagaaacacattaaagttgttctatgcaaaaaaacagctcgaaaaaacggctaatattccaaaaatgagagcattttgaaaatggccaaaattggccaccacgcaaaggctatagcctttgcaaaatggtcagtttgggtcaaaaattaaaaatgacaaaaaggcgcgaaaaattattctacgagcacattagagttgttgtgtgcaaaaaagcactccaaaaaaaaagctaatattccaaaaatgagagcattttgaaaatggccaaaattggccaccacgcaagggctatagcctttgcaaaatggtcagtttaggtcaaaaattaaaaatgccagaaaggtgcgaaaaacgattctaccaGCACATTAGGGTTGTtgtgtgcaagaaaccgctccaaaagacacctaatattccaaaaatgagagcattttgaaaatggccaaaaatggccacaatgcaaaggctatagcccatgcaaaatactcagtttgggtcaaaaaataaaattgcctaaaatatgcgaaaaacgtctctagaaacacattaaagttgttctatgcaaaaaacagctcgaaaaaacagctaatattggaaaaatgagagcattttgaaaatggccaaaactggccaccacgcaaaggctatagcctctgcaaaatggtcagtttgggtcaaaaattaaaaatgccaaaaaggtgcgaaaaacgattctaccaGCACATTAgggttgttgtgtgcaaaaaaccgctccaaaaaaaacacctaatattcgaaaaatgagagcattttgaaaatggccaaaaatggcagcattttgaaaatggccaaaaatggccacaatgcaaaggctatagcccatgcaaaatactcagtttgggtcaaaaaataaaattgcctaaaatatgcgaaaaacgtttctagaaacacattaaagttgttctatgcaaaaaacagctcgaaaaaacagctaatattcgaaaaatgagagcattttgaaaatggcaaaaactGGCCACCACGCAAAGGCGATAGCCcttggaaaatggtcagtttgggtcaaaaattaaaaatgtccaaaaaggtgcgaaaaatgattgtacgagcacattagagttgttgtgtgcaataaaccgctccaaaaaacatctaatcgaaaaatgagagcattttgaaaatggccaaaaatggcagcattttgaaaatggccaaaaatggccacaatgcaaaggatATAGCCCATGctaaatactcagtttgggtcaaaaaataaaattgcctaaaatatgcgaaaaacgtttctagaaacacattaaagttgttctatgcaaaaaagagctcgaaaaaacagctaatattggaaaaatgagagcattttgaaaatggccaaaattggccaccacgcaaaggctatagcctttgcaaaatggtcagtttgggttaaaaattaaaaatgacaaaaaagtgcgaaaaatgattgtacgagcacattagagttgtcgTGTGAAAAAaagcgctccaaaaaacacgtaatattccaaaaatgagaggattttgaaaatggccaaaattggccaccacgcaagggctatagcctttgcaaaatggtcagtttaggtcaaaaattaaaaatgccagaaaggtgcgaaaaacgattctaccagcacattagagttgttgtgtgcaagaaaccgctccaaaagacacctaatattccaaaaatgagagcattttgaaaatggccaaaaatgggcacaaagcaaaggctatagcccatgcaaaatactcagtttgggtcaaaaattaaaattgcctaaaatatgcgaaaaacgtttcgagaatcacattaaagttgttctatgcaaaaaacagctcgaaaaaacagctaatattcgaaaaatgagggcattttgaaaatggccaaaatt is a window of Acropora palmata chromosome 11, jaAcrPala1.3, whole genome shotgun sequence DNA encoding:
- the LOC141897716 gene encoding uncharacterized protein LOC141897716; protein product: MVFRLHFALGLSVIADYVLLQICAVRHPNILAAKLEKELCAGRIVGPFSRPPFDNFISSPLGVVPKKTPGEFRLIHHLSYPDGSSVNDFIPDHFSSVQYASIGDAIALIKSLGRACYMAKTDIKSAFRIIPIHPDDYHLLGMTWNNSYFFDRCLPMGCSSSCATFEAFSTALEWLANHYLCASGVLHILDDFLFIATSKGKCDSDLNNFLSLCDRLGVPIAHEKTEGPSTTLQFAGITLDTINMEARLPDEKLQKCNAQLLDMHKRRKTTLKELQSLIGLLNFTCSVVLPGRAFLRRLIDLTKGVSLPHHRIRITEACRRDLQVWLHFLRDFNGRTFFLDEP